In one window of Pseudomonas chlororaphis subsp. chlororaphis DNA:
- a CDS encoding heavy-metal-associated domain-containing protein, with translation MQVFNVEGMSCGHCVRAITQAVQSKDPAASVKVDLGAREVGVESRLSADEVISLISEEGYAVKLA, from the coding sequence ATGCAAGTGTTCAATGTCGAAGGGATGTCCTGCGGTCACTGCGTCCGGGCCATCACCCAGGCGGTGCAGAGCAAGGATCCGGCAGCCAGCGTCAAGGTCGATCTCGGGGCCAGGGAAGTGGGTGTGGAAAGCCGCTTGTCCGCCGACGAGGTGATCAGCCTGATCAGCGAAGAAGGCTATGCGGTCAAGCTGGCCTGA
- a CDS encoding multidrug effflux MFS transporter, giving the protein MNLRTILILGALSAFGPLAIDFYLPAFPAMALAFGTDEKHVQLTLAAYFLGLSIGQLAYGPVADRFGRRIPLLAGVGLFTLASLACAYAPNLEWLIGARFVQALGGCAGMVISRAVVSDKCDAVGSAKVFSQLMLVMGLAPILAPMLGGLLVNLYGWQSIFIMLTLFSALAGLAVALGLPESLPAHVPRQPLSGALRQYGRLLADRVFLGHALTGGIAIAGMFAYIAGSPFVFIKLYGVPAEHFGWFFGINAGGFILVAQINARLLAKRGPAFLLARTVWIYLLGGLALLAVSSLHPAQLWPLLAPLFICIASLGCILPNASACAMNGQGARAGSASAMLGCLQFSVAAGAAALVGVLHDGSAVPMATVISLCGILVVTLAMVTRKLQNARALQAAQL; this is encoded by the coding sequence ATGAACCTTCGCACAATCTTGATCCTCGGCGCCCTGAGCGCCTTCGGTCCTCTGGCCATCGACTTCTATCTGCCGGCGTTCCCGGCGATGGCGCTGGCCTTTGGCACCGATGAAAAACACGTTCAGCTGACCCTGGCGGCCTACTTCCTTGGTCTGTCCATCGGCCAGCTGGCCTACGGCCCGGTGGCCGACCGCTTTGGACGGCGCATCCCGTTGCTGGCCGGGGTGGGGTTGTTCACCCTGGCGTCCCTGGCCTGTGCCTACGCACCGAACCTGGAATGGCTGATCGGCGCGCGGTTCGTCCAGGCCCTGGGCGGCTGCGCGGGCATGGTGATTTCCCGGGCGGTGGTCAGCGACAAGTGCGATGCGGTGGGTTCGGCCAAGGTGTTTTCCCAGCTGATGCTGGTCATGGGCCTGGCGCCGATCCTGGCGCCGATGCTCGGCGGCCTGCTGGTGAATCTCTACGGCTGGCAGTCGATCTTCATCATGCTGACCCTGTTCAGCGCCCTGGCCGGCCTGGCGGTAGCCCTGGGCTTGCCGGAAAGCCTGCCGGCCCATGTGCCGCGCCAGCCGTTGTCCGGGGCCTTGCGCCAGTACGGTCGGTTGCTGGCTGACCGGGTGTTCCTCGGCCATGCCTTGACCGGGGGCATCGCCATCGCCGGGATGTTCGCCTACATCGCCGGTTCGCCTTTTGTCTTCATCAAGCTCTATGGTGTGCCGGCCGAGCATTTCGGCTGGTTCTTCGGGATCAACGCCGGCGGCTTCATCCTGGTGGCGCAGATCAATGCGCGGTTGCTGGCCAAGCGTGGCCCGGCGTTCCTGCTGGCACGCACAGTGTGGATCTACCTGCTGGGTGGCCTGGCCTTGCTCGCCGTCAGTTCGCTGCACCCGGCACAACTCTGGCCACTGCTGGCGCCGCTGTTCATTTGTATCGCCAGCCTGGGCTGCATCCTTCCCAATGCCTCGGCCTGCGCCATGAACGGTCAGGGTGCGCGGGCCGGCAGTGCCTCGGCGATGCTCGGCTGCCTGCAGTTCAGCGTGGCGGCCGGCGCCGCGGCGTTGGTGGGCGTGCTGCACGATGGCAGCGCCGTGCCGATGGCAACGGTCATCAGCCTGTGTGGGATTCTGGTGGTGACGCTGGCGATGGTCACCCGCAAATTGCAGAACGCCAGGGCGCTGCAAGCCGCCCAGCTGTAA
- a CDS encoding zinc-binding alcohol dehydrogenase family protein: MKAIAYYTSLPIDDPLSLQDIELPEPLAGPRDLLVEVKAISVNPVDTKVRQNVQPEGGAAKVLGWDVAGVVKAVGSDVSLFKAGDKVFYAGSIARAGGNSELHVVDERIVGHMPKSLGFAEAAALPLTAITAWELLFERLQIAEGQADRQQSLLIVGAAGGVGSILTQLASQLTGLKVIGSASRAETQGWVRELGADLVIDHSQPLSQELKKAGQASVTHVASLTQTDTHLDELVEALAPQGRLALIDDPKTLDVTKLKRKSLSLHWEFMYTRSLFETADMQEQHKLLNRVAELIDAGTLKTTLGEHFGTINAANLRRAHALLESGKAKGKIVLEGF, from the coding sequence ATGAAAGCCATCGCCTACTACACCTCCCTGCCGATCGACGATCCGCTGTCCCTGCAAGACATCGAACTGCCGGAACCGCTCGCCGGCCCCCGGGACCTGCTGGTGGAAGTCAAAGCCATCTCGGTCAACCCGGTGGACACCAAGGTCCGCCAGAACGTCCAGCCTGAAGGTGGCGCCGCCAAGGTGCTGGGCTGGGACGTGGCCGGGGTGGTCAAGGCGGTGGGCAGCGACGTCAGCCTGTTCAAGGCCGGCGACAAGGTGTTCTACGCCGGCTCGATCGCCCGCGCCGGTGGCAACAGCGAATTGCACGTGGTCGACGAACGCATCGTCGGCCATATGCCCAAGAGCCTGGGCTTCGCCGAAGCCGCCGCCCTGCCGCTGACCGCGATCACCGCCTGGGAACTATTGTTCGAACGCCTGCAGATCGCCGAAGGCCAGGCCGATCGGCAGCAGAGCCTGTTGATCGTCGGCGCGGCCGGCGGCGTCGGTTCGATCCTCACCCAACTGGCCAGCCAGCTCACCGGGCTCAAGGTCATCGGCAGCGCCTCGCGCGCCGAAACCCAGGGTTGGGTACGCGAGCTGGGCGCCGACCTGGTGATCGACCATAGCCAGCCGTTGAGCCAGGAACTGAAAAAAGCCGGCCAGGCCAGCGTCACCCATGTCGCCAGCCTGACCCAGACCGATACGCACCTGGACGAGTTGGTCGAGGCCCTCGCGCCCCAGGGCCGGCTGGCGCTGATCGACGATCCGAAAACCCTTGACGTGACCAAGCTCAAGCGCAAGAGCCTGTCGCTGCACTGGGAGTTCATGTACACCCGCTCGCTGTTCGAAACCGCGGACATGCAGGAGCAGCACAAGCTGCTCAATCGCGTCGCCGAGCTGATCGACGCCGGCACCTTGAAGACCACCCTGGGCGAGCACTTCGGCACGATCAACGCGGCCAACCTGCGGCGCGCTCACGCGTTGCTGGAAAGCGGCAAAGCCAAGGGCAAGATCGTGCTGGAAGGCTTCTGA
- a CDS encoding putative quinol monooxygenase, giving the protein MSQAFTAIATLVAKSGQQAVLKRELSALVQPSREEAGCQFYNLHQDAEAPGTFYVLERWDDEAALEFHNATPHFQHFLSQTREAIEHFELKRLLLL; this is encoded by the coding sequence ATGTCGCAAGCTTTTACCGCCATTGCCACCCTGGTCGCCAAGAGCGGCCAGCAGGCCGTGCTCAAGCGCGAACTCAGCGCCCTGGTGCAACCGAGCCGTGAAGAAGCCGGCTGCCAGTTTTACAACCTGCATCAGGACGCCGAGGCCCCAGGCACCTTTTATGTACTGGAGCGCTGGGACGACGAGGCGGCCCTGGAATTTCACAACGCCACGCCGCACTTCCAGCATTTTCTCAGCCAGACCCGCGAGGCGATCGAGCACTTCGAGCTCAAGCGCCTGTTGCTCCTCTGA
- a CDS encoding LysR family transcriptional regulator — MLRFDDLQLFVRAADLGSLSAAARVMDLSAAVASAGLKRIEQQLGARLLARSTRSLRLTAEGEGFLEYARAALSNLEEGRRLLASGQDQVSGVLQLSAPSDFGRNLLLPWLDQFQLEHPKLTLRLLLGDRIADLFRQPVDIALRYGEPEDSSLVALPVAPQNRRVLVAAPEYLARHGEPRQLEQLAQHNCLLYMLGSRVHDHWSFHDGKREVGLTVSGDRFSDDADVVRLWAVAGRGIAYKSWLDVAADVLAGRLKVLLPELRCELAPLNLLCAHRAQLSKPVKLLRDMLQVRCAEVSAHYPKPTHADH, encoded by the coding sequence ATGCTGCGTTTCGATGACCTGCAATTGTTCGTGCGCGCCGCCGACCTCGGCAGCCTGTCCGCCGCGGCGCGGGTCATGGACCTGTCGGCGGCGGTGGCCAGCGCTGGGCTCAAGCGTATCGAGCAGCAGCTCGGCGCCCGGCTGCTGGCGCGTTCGACCCGCAGCCTGCGCCTGACCGCCGAGGGCGAAGGGTTTCTCGAATACGCCCGCGCGGCCCTGAGCAACCTGGAGGAGGGGCGGCGCCTGCTGGCCAGCGGGCAGGATCAGGTCAGCGGCGTTCTCCAGCTGTCCGCGCCCTCGGATTTCGGCCGCAATCTGTTGCTGCCCTGGCTCGACCAGTTCCAGCTGGAGCACCCCAAGCTCACGCTGCGCCTGCTGCTGGGCGACCGTATCGCCGACCTGTTTCGCCAGCCGGTGGACATCGCCCTGCGTTACGGCGAACCGGAAGATTCCAGCCTGGTGGCCTTGCCTGTCGCGCCGCAGAACCGCCGCGTACTGGTGGCCGCCCCCGAGTACCTGGCCCGCCACGGCGAGCCGCGTCAGCTGGAGCAATTGGCCCAGCACAATTGCCTGCTCTACATGCTTGGCAGCCGGGTGCATGACCATTGGAGTTTCCATGACGGCAAGCGCGAGGTCGGCCTGACGGTCAGCGGCGATCGCTTCAGCGACGACGCCGATGTGGTGCGCCTGTGGGCGGTGGCGGGGCGGGGCATCGCCTACAAGTCCTGGCTCGACGTGGCGGCCGATGTGCTGGCCGGGCGGCTCAAGGTGCTGCTGCCGGAGCTGCGCTGCGAACTGGCACCGCTGAACCTGTTGTGCGCGCATCGGGCGCAACTGAGCAAACCGGTGAAGCTGCTGCGGGACATGTTGCAGGTGCGCTGCGCTGAAGTTTCCGCGCATTACCCCAAGCCAACCCATGCCGATCACTGA
- a CDS encoding MFS transporter, giving the protein MASQGYSAAERLERLPISGYHRVIFIIIALAFFFDSMDLAMMTFLLGSIKAEFGLSTAQAGLLASSSFFGMVVGASLSGMLADRFGRKPVFQWSIVLWGIASYLCSTAQTVDSLTLFRVLLGIGMGMEFPIAQSMLSEMIPAKRRGRYIALMDGFWPLGFVAAGVLSYFLLPLIGWRDIFLVLAIPAVFVLAIRFFIPESPRWLEQAGRHADADQVLRRIEDKVRASLQRADLPEPVRLPRVESVPGHFFSALREIWSPLYRQRTMMIWSVWFFALLGFYGLTSWLSALLQQSGFAVTQSVYYTVLISLGGIPGFLMAAWLVERWGRKPVCVITLLGGGVMAFFYGQSAVFGGNVALLISSGLLMQFFLFGMWAVLYTYTPELYPTSARATGSGFASAVGRIGSLLGPLVTGVVFPMTGQGGVFALGALCFAVAAAVVWLFGMETRGKTLEELSEVSA; this is encoded by the coding sequence ATGGCAAGTCAGGGATACAGTGCGGCAGAGCGTCTGGAACGCTTGCCCATCAGCGGTTATCACCGGGTCATTTTCATCATCATCGCCCTGGCGTTTTTCTTCGACTCCATGGACCTGGCGATGATGACGTTCCTGCTCGGCTCGATCAAAGCCGAGTTCGGCCTGAGCACCGCCCAGGCCGGCCTGCTGGCCAGTTCGAGTTTCTTCGGCATGGTGGTCGGCGCGTCGCTGTCGGGCATGCTCGCCGACCGCTTCGGGCGCAAGCCGGTGTTCCAGTGGAGCATCGTGCTCTGGGGCATCGCCAGTTACCTGTGCTCCACGGCGCAGACGGTGGACAGCCTGACCCTGTTCCGGGTGCTGCTGGGGATCGGCATGGGCATGGAGTTTCCCATCGCCCAGTCGATGCTCTCGGAGATGATCCCGGCCAAGCGGCGCGGGCGCTATATCGCCTTGATGGACGGCTTCTGGCCGCTGGGTTTCGTCGCGGCGGGCGTGCTCTCGTACTTCCTGCTGCCGCTGATTGGCTGGCGCGACATCTTCCTGGTCCTGGCGATCCCGGCGGTGTTCGTGCTGGCGATCCGTTTCTTCATCCCCGAGTCGCCGCGTTGGCTGGAGCAGGCCGGGCGGCACGCCGATGCCGACCAGGTGCTGCGGCGGATCGAGGATAAGGTCCGCGCCTCGCTGCAGCGCGCGGACCTGCCCGAGCCGGTGCGCCTGCCGCGGGTGGAGAGCGTGCCGGGGCACTTCTTTTCGGCCTTGCGCGAGATCTGGTCGCCGCTCTATCGCCAGCGCACGATGATGATCTGGAGTGTGTGGTTCTTTGCCCTGCTGGGTTTTTATGGCCTGACCTCGTGGCTCAGTGCCTTGTTGCAGCAATCGGGTTTCGCCGTGACTCAGTCGGTGTATTACACGGTGCTGATTTCCCTCGGCGGGATTCCCGGCTTCCTCATGGCCGCCTGGCTGGTGGAACGCTGGGGGCGCAAGCCGGTGTGCGTGATCACCTTGCTGGGCGGTGGGGTCATGGCGTTCTTCTACGGGCAGAGCGCGGTGTTCGGCGGCAACGTGGCGCTGCTGATCAGCTCCGGCCTGTTGATGCAGTTCTTCCTGTTCGGCATGTGGGCGGTGCTCTACACCTACACGCCCGAGTTGTATCCCACCTCGGCGCGGGCTACCGGCTCCGGGTTCGCCTCGGCGGTGGGGCGCATCGGGTCGCTGCTCGGGCCGTTGGTGACCGGCGTGGTATTCCCGATGACCGGGCAGGGTGGGGTGTTCGCCCTGGGCGCGCTGTGTTTCGCGGTCGCCGCGGCGGTGGTCTGGCTGTTCGGGATGGAGACCCGGGGCAAGACGCTGGAAGAGTTGAGCGAAGTCAGCGCCTGA
- a CDS encoding adenosine deaminase — MYDWLNALPKAELHLHLEGSLEPELLFALAERNKIALPWSDVETLRKAYAFNNLQEFLDLYYQGADVLRTSQDFYDLTWAYLLRCKEQNVIHTEPFFDPQTHTDRGIPFEVVLNGIASALKDGEQQLGITSGLILSFLRHLSEDEAQKTLDQALPFREAFVAVGLDSSEMGHPPSKFQRVFDRARNEGFLTVAHAGEEGPPEYIWEALDLLKIQRIDHGVRAFEDERLMQRIIDEQIPLTVCPLSNTKLCVFDHMSQHNILEMLERGVKVTVNSDDPAYFGGYVTENFHALYTHLGMTQDQAKRLAQNSLDARLVKP; from the coding sequence ATGTACGACTGGCTGAACGCCTTGCCCAAGGCCGAACTGCACCTGCACCTCGAAGGATCCCTGGAGCCCGAGCTGCTGTTCGCCCTGGCCGAACGCAACAAGATCGCCCTGCCCTGGAGCGATGTGGAAACCCTGCGCAAGGCTTATGCCTTCAACAACCTGCAAGAGTTCCTCGACCTGTACTACCAGGGCGCGGACGTACTGCGCACCTCCCAGGATTTCTATGACCTGACCTGGGCCTACCTGCTGCGCTGCAAAGAGCAGAACGTCATCCACACCGAACCCTTCTTCGATCCGCAGACCCACACCGATCGCGGCATTCCTTTCGAAGTGGTGCTCAACGGCATCGCCAGCGCGCTCAAGGATGGCGAGCAGCAACTGGGCATCACCAGCGGCCTGATCCTGAGCTTCCTGCGGCATCTGAGCGAAGACGAAGCGCAGAAAACCCTCGACCAGGCGCTGCCGTTCCGCGAAGCCTTTGTCGCGGTCGGCCTGGACAGTTCGGAAATGGGTCACCCGCCGAGCAAGTTCCAGCGGGTGTTCGACCGGGCCCGCAACGAAGGTTTCCTCACTGTCGCCCACGCCGGTGAAGAAGGCCCGCCCGAGTACATCTGGGAAGCCCTCGACCTGCTGAAGATCCAGCGCATCGACCACGGCGTGCGCGCCTTCGAGGACGAGCGACTGATGCAGCGCATCATCGACGAGCAGATCCCGCTGACCGTCTGCCCGCTGTCGAACACCAAGCTCTGCGTGTTCGATCACATGTCGCAGCACAACATCCTCGAGATGCTCGAGCGTGGGGTGAAGGTCACGGTGAACTCCGATGACCCGGCCTACTTCGGCGGCTACGTCACCGAGAACTTCCACGCCCTGTACACCCACCTGGGCATGACCCAGGACCAGGCCAAACGCCTGGCGCAGAACAGCCTGGATGCGCGGCTGGTCAAGCCGTAA